TCGTCGATTCGTTCGAGCTCGATCAGGTCTTCGTGCTGGAACTGGACGACGGGCGGACAGTGTTGCGCCCGCAGGACGCGAACCAGCTCCGCGAATGGCTTGACGACTACACGCTGGGAGAACTCTGGCAGAAGAACCTGCTGGGCGGACGGCCTTGACCCGTTTGGCCATCTCCGTGGAGGGGCAGACGGAGGAGGAATTCGTCAAGGATTCGCTGGCGGTCCATCTCCAAGGCCGGGGCGTTGACGTCAGACCTGTCATGGTCGGCCGGGCGCGCGGCAGGGGACAGGGTGGCGGGAATGTCTCGATAGGTCTGCTCGCACGGGAAATGCGGGCACTGAAGGCGAGTTTCGATGCCGTAACCTCCCTCGTGGACTTCTATGGGTTCAGGGGCAAGGGAACCATGTCGGCCGACGACCTCCTCCGGGCGATCCGCGAGAGCCTCGGACCATTCGACGAGCGATTCGTGTTCCCCTACGTCCAGATGCACGAGTTCGAGGGACTGCTGTTCTCGAACGTGGACGCGTTCGCGATCGTTCTCCCCGAAGCTCCGGTCGCGGATCTGAGATCCATCCGCTCCGAATTCGACACGCCGGAGGACATCAACGACAGTCCCACGACCGCGCCGAGCAAACGTATCAAGCGGCTGATTCCGAGCTACCGGAAGCGACTGGACGGCCCTCCGCTGGCGGCTGAAATTGGGCTGAACCGGATACGAAGCGAATGCCCGAGATTCGACGCCTGGTTGCGTCGCCTCGAATCCCTCGGCGAGCCCGCAACCTGAGGGAGGTAGCGTTTTCGCCCTCCCGATCCGCGTGGCTGGAGACTCCATGACTCAAGAAACACCCGGGAACCGACTCCATCTCCCACACCTGGCCATCACCGGGTTTCGGGGCATCCGGGAGCTTTCGATCGGCCGGCTCGGTCGGGTGACGCTGCTCACTGGAAAAAACGGTGTGGGGAAGACCGCCGCCCTCGAGGCCGTCCGAGCGTTGGCGGCGCGTGGCCGGCGTTGCCTTTCCCTGGGCCCGGGCGTACTGGGAGACGACAGGATCGCGAAATGGTGGAACGACGTTGAGTTGACCCCAGACGAGGACAAGGTCGTTGACGCCTTGAAGCTCGTGGTGAACGCGGCTGAGCGCGCGGCTGTGGTCGGGGGACACGCAGGCCGCCGACCGCGACGTAGTCGAGTGATCGTGGAGCTGGAGGGCGATCCCGTGCCTGTTCCGTTGAAGAGTCTGGGGGACGGGGCCGTGCGGGTGTTCGGGGTGGCGCTGGCCCTGGCCAACAGCCGCGACGGATTCCTGGTGATCGACGAAGCCGAAAACGGCATCCACCACTCCCTGCAAGAGCGCTTCTGGCGCATGGTTCTGGAAACTGCGGAGGCCAACAACGTTCAGGTGCTGGCGACGACGCACAGCCGAGATTGCGTGGAGGGATTCGCCCGGGCGGTGACCGAATGTCAGCACATCGACGGTGCTCTTGCCCGGATCAACCGACGGAACGGAGAAACGTGGGCCGTCGAGTACTCCGAGAGGGACATGCGGATCGCCGCGGAGCAGGGCATCGAGGTTCGGTGAGCGACGATGAGGCGGTCGCGCGGCAGTTCGACGTACCCGGGGCCAGCTTGCCAGCCCGGCGCGCGCGCGAGGGCCGCACCGGCTACGTTGGAGTGGCGGGCCGTGGTGAGCGCCGGGATCCGGAGCCCGGTTGATGGCCCGTTGATGGCGCCGGGCATGGTTGGGGCGTCACGCTACTCCGGATGCGAGGTGGACGTTGCTGATCCGCAGATTCACACGTAACGACCGCGATGCGGCCCTGGTTGCCGCACTCGTGCAGGCGCTCGATCCACGCTTCGAGGCCATCGAGAACCGCCTGGACGCCATGGACCGCCGCTTCGAAGTCATCGAAGGCCGCCTGGACGCCATGGACAGCCGCTTCGTGTCGATAGACCACCGTTTCGAGGCCATCGACAACCGCTTTGACGCGCTGGATGTGAAGTGGGAACGCCGGTTCGTCGCTCTCACCGACGAGATGTCCAAACTGCGGGTTGGCTACGCCGATGTCCGCGAGCACGTCGTCCGTCTGCATGAGAACGTCAACGCGCGAATGGATGGGTTCGACGCGCGGATGAATGGGTTCGAGGCGCGGCTCGACACGATGAGCCAGGACATCGACGCGCGATTCGACACGATGCGCCAGGACATCGACGCACGATTCGACACGATGCGCCAGGAGATCGCCGCGCAGTTCGCGACCCTCTCCGAGACCGTGGTGCACGGGTTCAGCCGGCCGGAGCCCGCCTGACGGCTGTGCCGGTCCTCTGCTCTTACCTGGGGATTACGCGGGTGATGCGGCCGTTGGGGTCTACGAAGATCAGGGGGCCTCTCCAGATGTCGTCTCCGTAGGGGATCTTCGGGGCCGCCTCGAGGGCGCGGGCGAGATCCGGGCTGGGCAGCCGGTAGGGCTCGGCCTGCGTCGCATCGACTTCGTAGCCGAAATCCGCCAGCGACTGGATGGTGATCGCGCTCAGCGGTTCGGCCACGCCGAGGCGCTGGAACGGCCTCATGAGTTCCAGCGCGAGGACGGTGTCCCTCCAATGGCTGTTCCGCGATCCCTCGCCGCCCCTGTTCTCCACGGGCACCTTGGCGCCCGGGTAGTCCGTCCCGCCGGCCGCATCGAACGCCGCGATGGCCAGCGGGCCCGTGAAGTGGGTGTCCGGCGACGACGTCTCGGAGGCGGGGTCCCGGAGCAGACCGACCCTTGGCCAGAGCGTGCCGAAGCCGAGCACATGCGCCATTTCGTGGAGGATCAACTCCTCCAGATCGCCGGCCCCGAGCCGGTTGAGGTCCGCGGCGTCCATCAGGATCCGGCCGTAGAGGGGCAACGAGGTCGCGGTCCGGACCCAACAGGGCCCGGCGCGTCCCAGGGTCCCGAGCGGACCGTCGATTTCGACCACCGCCACCACGATCATCACGCCCTCGATCGTTTCCACGTGGCGCTCGAATCTCGGGTCTCCCCCGCACCCCAGGGTCCGGTCCAGCCGCGTCTCGGGGAGTTCCGTCGGCGCGAGGATCTTCATCCAGCGCTCCGCCGCGCGCTGGAACGCGGCCTCGTGGGCTGCGGTCATCGGGGTCGCGAACACGAGTTCGATCTCGAATGGGTGCGCGGGACGCACGACGGTCACGTCGAACGATGTGGCGACGGCGGCCTCCTCCGGATCGGTCGCGGTCACCGTGATGGTAGCGGTGCCGTCGGCGACCGCGCGGATCAACAGCACCCCTTCGGTGACCACGACCGTCGCGACATCCGGGCTGTCCGAGGTCGCCGTGTAGGTGAGCGGGTCGCCGTCCGGGTCGCGGAAGTACGGGGACACGGCGACGGGTTCCGTCTCGCCCGCGGCGATGGTCCGCGGCGGGAGCGTCCCCACGACCTCCGGCGCGCGGTTGGGCACCGTGACATCGAAGCGCTGCTCCGCCCCGGCACCGGCCGGATCGGTCGCAATCACCGTGATCGTCGCCAGACCCTTCGCGAGCGCCTCGACGGCCACCGAATCGCTCGACACGGAGACGGCGGCGACCTCGGGGTTCGATGAGGCCGCCGTGTAGGTGAGGGAGTCGCCGTCCGGGTCGCGGAAGAAGGGGGACACGACGACGGGCTCCGTCTCGCCGACCTCGAGCGTCAGCGGGGGAAGCGCGTCGACGGCCTCCGGCGCGCGGTTCGGCACCGTGACATCGAAGCGCTGCTCCGCCCCGGCGCCGTCGGTATCGCTCGCGGTCACCGTGACCGTCGCGACCCCGGCGGCGACCGCGCGGATGGTCAGCGTCGCCCCGGAGACCGTGACCGTCGCGACCGCGGAGTCGGACGAGGTCGCGGCGAAGCTGAGCGGGTCGCCGTCCGGGTCCCGGAAGTGGGCGGACGCGTCCACCGTCGCCGTCTCGCCCGTAAACAGCGTCTGCGCCGGGATCGTGTCCGCGACCGCGGGGGACCGGTTCGGGACCGTGACCTCGAAGCTCTGCTGGGCGGCCAGCCCCTGCGGGTCGCGGCCGGTCACCGTGATAGTGACAACGCCCCTGGCGGCGGCGGTGACCGTCACGGAACTGCCGGACACGGAAACGCCGACGACGCCCGGGTTCGATGTCGCCGCCGTGTAGGACAGGACGTCCCCATCGGGGTCGCGGAAGTGGGACGACACGTCCACGGTCGCCGTCTCCCCGACGGGCAGCGTCCGCGCCGGGATCGTCCCCACCGCCTCCGGCGCGCGGTTCGGCACGGGCGCGGGTCCCGTGACGTCCGGCTCCCCGTCGCCGCAGGCGGCCGCCCATGCGACAGCGGCCACCGCGAGTACGCGTGCTCGCCGCGACTTCATCCTCGCGACTTCATTCCGACGCTGCCGCACCGCGGCGGGAGCCGGCGAGGAGGCCGACCGCCACCGTAATCGCCGTGCCGATGAGGACGAACCACGGCCAAGCGACCGCGGCCCGGGCCCCGATCCATATCGC
The Candidatus Palauibacter scopulicola DNA segment above includes these coding regions:
- a CDS encoding Ig-like domain-containing protein, whose translation is MKSRRARVLAVAAVAWAAACGDGEPDVTGPAPVPNRAPEAVGTIPARTLPVGETATVDVSSHFRDPDGDVLSYTAATSNPGVVGVSVSGSSVTVTAAARGVVTITVTGRDPQGLAAQQSFEVTVPNRSPAVADTIPAQTLFTGETATVDASAHFRDPDGDPLSFAATSSDSAVATVTVSGATLTIRAVAAGVATVTVTASDTDGAGAEQRFDVTVPNRAPEAVDALPPLTLEVGETEPVVVSPFFRDPDGDSLTYTAASSNPEVAAVSVSSDSVAVEALAKGLATITVIATDPAGAGAEQRFDVTVPNRAPEVVGTLPPRTIAAGETEPVAVSPYFRDPDGDPLTYTATSDSPDVATVVVTEGVLLIRAVADGTATITVTATDPEEAAVATSFDVTVVRPAHPFEIELVFATPMTAAHEAAFQRAAERWMKILAPTELPETRLDRTLGCGGDPRFERHVETIEGVMIVVAVVEIDGPLGTLGRAGPCWVRTATSLPLYGRILMDAADLNRLGAGDLEELILHEMAHVLGFGTLWPRVGLLRDPASETSSPDTHFTGPLAIAAFDAAGGTDYPGAKVPVENRGGEGSRNSHWRDTVLALELMRPFQRLGVAEPLSAITIQSLADFGYEVDATQAEPYRLPSPDLARALEAAPKIPYGDDIWRGPLIFVDPNGRITRVIPR
- a CDS encoding DUF4276 family protein; amino-acid sequence: MTRLAISVEGQTEEEFVKDSLAVHLQGRGVDVRPVMVGRARGRGQGGGNVSIGLLAREMRALKASFDAVTSLVDFYGFRGKGTMSADDLLRAIRESLGPFDERFVFPYVQMHEFEGLLFSNVDAFAIVLPEAPVADLRSIRSEFDTPEDINDSPTTAPSKRIKRLIPSYRKRLDGPPLAAEIGLNRIRSECPRFDAWLRRLESLGEPAT
- a CDS encoding AAA family ATPase, whose translation is MTLLTGKNGVGKTAALEAVRALAARGRRCLSLGPGVLGDDRIAKWWNDVELTPDEDKVVDALKLVVNAAERAAVVGGHAGRRPRRSRVIVELEGDPVPVPLKSLGDGAVRVFGVALALANSRDGFLVIDEAENGIHHSLQERFWRMVLETAEANNVQVLATTHSRDCVEGFARAVTECQHIDGALARINRRNGETWAVEYSERDMRIAAEQGIEVR